Proteins from a single region of Streptomyces pactum:
- a CDS encoding Na+/H+ antiporter NhaA, with amino-acid sequence MPAPPASVFGGRAAPAAARRWPEAPAGTCLAARFTRARLDPDLARADVPALAVPTGIGFTVAPPIGEPALPADAEAVEAAVLTGSLIAAVCAGVLPGRRNGIHR; translated from the coding sequence GTGCCGGCTCCGCCCGCGTCCGTTTTCGGGGGGCGGGCCGCGCCCGCGGCCGCTCGGAGGTGGCCGGAGGCTCCGGCCGGCACCTGCCTGGCGGCGCGCTTCACCCGCGCCCGGCTCGACCCCGACCTGGCCAGGGCCGACGTCCCCGCACTCGCCGTACCGACCGGAATCGGGTTCACCGTCGCGCCGCCCATCGGCGAACCGGCCCTTCCCGCCGACGCCGAGGCCGTCGAGGCCGCCGTCCTGACCGGCTCACTCATCGCCGCCGTCTGCGCCGGGGTGCTGCCCGGGCGCCGCAACGGGATCCACCGG